In a single window of the Pseudodesulfovibrio profundus genome:
- a CDS encoding IS5 family transposase: protein MLLFLHPKEEGMAIRQKGPRLGDYFLGHRRTKTTFLDEINELIDWQPINAFLCKKIRRKANAVGNPAYPPLAMFKILLLQRWYNLSDPGVEQALLDRLSFVRFTGFSIEDDVPDETTICRFRNGLIRLKVLDSLLDMLNRQLEGQGLLVREGAVVDASVVESQRRPRKVIDVMPEDRSEDAEEQDGPVDCRVSYSDDEEAAWLRKRNRAYYGYKLHAATDSRDGFLLCGHITPANHSDTGEFERLVNGVGLDPGARVYADKGYCSGKNRDILFDRDLEDGTMDKTPRGGRLTDFEKTRNRDISSIRQIVERAFGTLKRGYAFFRSRYVGREKVEGEFHILAMAFNLKKAVRLARA, encoded by the coding sequence ATGCTATTATTTCTCCATCCAAAGGAGGAAGGCATGGCTATTCGGCAGAAAGGACCTCGGTTGGGTGATTACTTCCTGGGGCACCGCAGAACCAAGACCACATTTCTGGATGAGATCAACGAACTCATCGACTGGCAGCCCATCAACGCCTTTCTGTGCAAGAAGATCAGGCGCAAGGCCAACGCCGTGGGCAATCCCGCCTATCCGCCTCTGGCGATGTTCAAGATTCTGCTCTTGCAGCGTTGGTACAACCTGAGTGATCCGGGCGTGGAGCAGGCGCTGCTCGACCGGCTCTCCTTTGTCAGATTTACCGGTTTTTCCATCGAGGACGACGTGCCGGACGAGACCACCATATGCCGTTTCCGTAACGGTTTGATCCGCCTGAAGGTGCTGGACTCCTTGCTCGACATGCTTAACCGCCAGCTTGAAGGACAAGGGCTTCTTGTCCGTGAGGGAGCCGTGGTGGACGCCTCGGTAGTCGAGTCGCAGCGGCGGCCGCGCAAGGTTATCGACGTGATGCCTGAGGACCGTTCCGAGGACGCCGAAGAACAGGATGGGCCGGTGGACTGCCGGGTCAGCTATTCGGATGACGAGGAGGCGGCCTGGCTCCGCAAGAGAAATCGGGCCTATTACGGCTACAAGCTCCATGCCGCGACGGACAGTCGAGACGGGTTTCTGCTCTGTGGTCACATCACTCCCGCGAACCATTCGGACACGGGCGAATTCGAGCGGCTCGTGAATGGCGTCGGCCTTGATCCCGGCGCACGGGTTTATGCGGACAAGGGCTATTGCAGCGGGAAGAACCGGGACATTCTGTTTGATCGCGATTTGGAGGACGGAACCATGGACAAGACGCCTCGTGGCGGCAGGCTGACAGACTTCGAAAAGACCCGCAACCGTGACATCAGCAGCATTCGGCAAATAGTCGAGCGGGCCTTCGGCACACTCAAACGTGGCTACGCATTCTTTCGGTCCCGATACGTGGGTCGTGAGAAGGTGGAGGGAGAGTTCCACATCCTCGCCATGGCGTTCAATTTGAAAAAAGCTGTTCGACTGGCGCGAGCCTGA
- a CDS encoding RHS repeat-associated core domain-containing protein: protein MQYDVFGNLLWDSNPGLRIPLGYAGGLNDPDTGFVRFGWRDYDPDTGRWTAQDPIGDAGGDNDWYGYCLDDPVNGIDPLGLFVGSLAPFVRQGAEGSSDFVRNYTDMREANTVGADKYFHCKANYEASKRGPGGKAAAWTLSEARELYGQLKGDPKSRPLRIPFSRPCLALRTQFDVLTAPQLGLIPGLFLPFLAEMPDFGRTSPFRLAPVEQLFSN from the coding sequence ATTCAATACGATGTCTTCGGCAACCTGCTCTGGGATTCCAACCCCGGCCTGCGCATCCCCCTTGGCTACGCAGGCGGTTTGAACGACCCGGACACCGGCTTCGTCCGTTTTGGCTGGCGAGACTATGACCCGGACACGGGGCGTTGGACCGCACAAGACCCGATCGGTGATGCTGGCGGGGATAATGACTGGTACGGGTATTGTTTGGATGATCCGGTGAATGGAATTGATCCGTTAGGATTGTTTGTTGGTTCATTGGCTCCTTTTGTCCGACAGGGGGCAGAAGGATCATCGGACTTTGTACGCAACTACACCGACATGCGAGAAGCAAATACTGTAGGTGCTGACAAGTACTTCCATTGCAAGGCTAACTATGAAGCCTCAAAACGTGGCCCTGGCGGAAAAGCGGCTGCTTGGACATTAAGCGAAGCCAGAGAGCTCTATGGACAATTAAAAGGTGATCCTAAATCGAGACCTCTGCGCATCCCCTTTTCGCGTCCGTGCCTTGCGCTCCGCACCCAATTTGATGTTCTGACCGCACCCCAGCTTGGGCTCATTCCCGGCCTTTTCCTGCCATTTCTGGCCGAAATGCCGGATTTTGGACGCACCTCTCCCTTCAGGCTCGCGCCAGTCGAACAGCTTTTTTCAAATTGA
- a CDS encoding caspase family protein — MIKTALLIGNSKYNDLSTLKGPEKDIKLVAKALRLNGFKTTELFDLDISSLVQAVEDYKSYSQEPGVHAFYFAGHGFSIDGKNHITSIDFEFDNAKYYSLTLDDIRDDQSDGISLLFIDACRVNPNDVNKMRHRSVASDIDFSEFMVDQPLSPSTVMSFSTNFGKSAADSHLDTGVSPYAYALAKNLEKHGHEMTSILGRTRADVFRMTKGAQMPIDISSLSKPLSICKSFDFDEIKFLMTQFGTGYSCAALKDFPFFVFPGGKFIKGVRPVFKSGKTLEIERVEAFEIPIYDEIPTTGYEIEMGLVDPKMNLRNGKPFAETVESIATWQGKLFVGFSGGSIGYFVPGNQDLQTISLSTDPIFFIDYDEQKQLIFFAGSAGVFAYSLNDSQIMEISSTESYSFAINRDEAMIYYTETSRGIQNLHQSSYYGEKRRILGDEYLKHNTSFFYSMKYLERHDMLVCATSNGVLFFNCKDGSWQQCAFSAESFPGFIDSIEINYHTKGEARSYEYLCMDTNHDEDVVAFGTGDGKVHIWDVKTRHPLSEVVVDATKKHITALAWGFEDTLIATIEFTDLVMIKSSLSTNYLSVYDEY; from the coding sequence ATGATTAAAACAGCTCTGCTCATAGGTAATTCAAAATATAATGACCTTTCCACACTCAAAGGGCCTGAAAAGGACATTAAGCTAGTTGCGAAAGCTCTGAGACTAAATGGCTTCAAGACAACGGAATTGTTCGATCTGGACATATCTAGCTTGGTTCAAGCTGTCGAAGACTACAAATCATATAGTCAAGAGCCTGGTGTCCATGCTTTTTATTTTGCCGGCCATGGTTTTAGTATTGATGGGAAAAATCATATTACTAGCATTGATTTCGAATTCGATAATGCCAAATATTATTCATTAACTCTAGATGACATTCGTGACGACCAGAGTGATGGAATCTCTCTTCTTTTTATTGACGCATGCAGGGTTAATCCCAACGATGTCAATAAAATGCGTCACAGGTCCGTAGCTTCTGACATTGACTTTTCTGAGTTCATGGTTGACCAGCCTCTCTCGCCGTCAACCGTTATGTCGTTTTCTACAAACTTTGGTAAGTCAGCGGCCGACAGTCATCTAGACACCGGCGTTAGCCCTTATGCATATGCTCTCGCGAAGAATCTTGAAAAGCATGGACATGAAATGACTAGCATCTTGGGAAGAACGAGAGCAGACGTATTCCGTATGACAAAAGGTGCCCAGATGCCTATCGACATTTCCTCTTTGTCAAAACCATTATCAATATGCAAATCCTTTGATTTTGATGAAATTAAGTTTCTTATGACCCAATTTGGAACCGGGTATTCTTGTGCAGCACTGAAGGATTTTCCCTTCTTTGTTTTTCCAGGTGGCAAATTTATCAAAGGAGTAAGACCCGTCTTTAAGAGTGGAAAGACGTTAGAAATTGAGCGCGTGGAGGCATTCGAGATACCTATCTATGATGAGATACCAACTACCGGGTATGAAATTGAAATGGGCTTGGTCGACCCCAAAATGAATCTGAGAAATGGAAAGCCATTTGCCGAAACAGTTGAATCAATAGCCACATGGCAAGGGAAGCTTTTTGTGGGGTTTTCCGGTGGAAGTATCGGCTACTTTGTCCCAGGCAATCAAGACCTCCAAACGATTTCTCTATCCACTGATCCAATTTTTTTCATTGATTATGACGAGCAGAAACAGCTGATCTTTTTTGCAGGGAGTGCAGGTGTCTTTGCCTATAGCCTGAATGATTCTCAAATCATGGAGATTAGTAGTACCGAGTCATACTCTTTTGCTATAAATCGTGATGAGGCAATGATTTATTACACTGAAACCAGTCGTGGGATACAAAATCTACATCAATCCAGTTACTATGGAGAGAAGCGGCGTATCCTCGGAGACGAATATCTTAAACACAACACTTCATTCTTCTACAGTATGAAATATTTGGAACGACATGATATGCTCGTGTGTGCAACTTCAAATGGTGTGTTGTTTTTTAATTGCAAGGACGGATCTTGGCAACAGTGCGCCTTTTCGGCGGAATCTTTTCCCGGATTCATAGATTCGATCGAAATAAACTATCACACCAAGGGTGAGGCTCGATCATATGAGTACCTATGCATGGATACGAATCATGACGAAGATGTTGTTGCTTTCGGGACCGGGGACGGGAAAGTACATATCTGGGATGTAAAAACCCGACATCCTCTTTCGGAAGTTGTGGTAGATGCGACGAAAAAACATATTACCGCTTTAGCTTGGGGTTTTGAAGATACGTTGATCGCCACTATCGAATTTACCGATCTTGTAATGATCAAATCCTCGCTCTCGACAAACTACCTCAGTGTTTATGACGAATATTAG
- a CDS encoding tyrosine-type recombinase/integrase — translation MSVGYTKDGRFYVQYRVPHRKSPKREYFGRGIEAKKAAKERDAEVKLMKARHEEVRESDVYLDELAQSYIDHEKAIGKKSIKDLTELANRVNRSYLPALNHAPIHKLKARDFDKLALQYKGLSNCSFNRYLAYLNVIFNFGVDSDYIEKNPMASWWKRVKKQEKPRDLEIGREEIQAIYDNAPPHIKRVIKIIMNTGCRPGQTELLKIKYSDVDFENKVIRIRGTKTIRSDRYVPVQDQFLETIKEWQKSARTEHLVEFRGKPIKCVNGAFLRSVQRAGITKDIVPYHLRHYFASIMVASNVDIKTVSVLLGHSSPAMLFNTYCHLIGDTKRQAIEKLPSF, via the coding sequence ATGAGTGTAGGTTACACCAAAGACGGTCGTTTTTATGTCCAGTACAGAGTCCCGCACCGCAAAAGCCCAAAGCGTGAGTATTTCGGCAGAGGGATTGAAGCCAAGAAGGCGGCGAAAGAACGTGATGCCGAGGTAAAGCTGATGAAGGCTCGCCATGAAGAAGTAAGGGAAAGCGATGTCTATCTCGATGAGCTTGCTCAGTCCTACATTGATCACGAAAAAGCCATCGGGAAGAAGTCCATCAAAGACCTTACAGAGCTTGCTAACAGGGTCAACAGGTCATATCTCCCTGCGCTGAATCATGCTCCGATCCATAAACTCAAAGCAAGAGACTTCGACAAGCTTGCACTTCAGTACAAAGGGCTCTCCAACTGTTCGTTCAACCGTTACCTTGCTTACCTCAACGTCATCTTCAACTTCGGGGTGGACTCTGACTACATCGAGAAGAATCCCATGGCGAGTTGGTGGAAGAGAGTCAAGAAGCAAGAGAAGCCCAGGGATCTTGAAATCGGTAGGGAGGAAATCCAGGCCATCTACGACAATGCTCCTCCGCACATCAAGCGGGTCATTAAGATAATCATGAACACCGGATGCCGTCCGGGGCAGACCGAGCTGCTCAAAATCAAGTACAGCGATGTAGACTTTGAGAACAAGGTCATCAGGATTCGCGGCACGAAGACGATCAGGAGTGACCGCTACGTCCCTGTGCAAGACCAATTTCTTGAAACGATCAAGGAGTGGCAAAAGAGCGCCAGGACTGAGCACCTTGTCGAGTTCAGAGGCAAGCCCATCAAGTGCGTTAACGGCGCGTTCTTGAGATCCGTGCAACGAGCGGGCATCACCAAGGATATCGTTCCTTACCACTTGCGCCACTACTTCGCTTCCATCATGGTCGCGAGCAATGTTGATATCAAGACGGTTTCCGTCCTACTTGGGCACTCCAGCCCAGCGATGCTGTTCAACACTTACTGCCACCTCATCGGTGACACTAAAAGGCAAGCCATCGAGAAGCTTCCCAGCTTCTAA
- a CDS encoding helix-turn-helix domain-containing protein, with product MSRPITVERQFYTQKEAAEYCGYCVVTFRQFAKDYEIPKCGPKRDRYRKEDLDDFMTNPTSFHNPVRTRRHGHAQVVV from the coding sequence ATGAGCAGGCCCATCACCGTCGAAAGGCAATTTTATACGCAGAAAGAAGCAGCCGAATACTGCGGCTACTGCGTCGTCACATTCAGACAGTTCGCCAAGGACTACGAGATTCCGAAATGTGGCCCCAAACGGGATCGATATCGAAAGGAGGACTTGGACGACTTCATGACCAACCCGACCAGCTTCCACAACCCCGTGCGCACGCGCAGGCACGGCCATGCACAGGTGGTGGTGTAG
- a CDS encoding tyrosine-type recombinase/integrase, which produces MSPRNVNHPPKGSSITVEPIRSLEAISAIKDMLHDKPRDLLLFVIATNNGIRCGDLLRLKVGDLRGKNVDDTIAVKESKTGKTNVLAVNDSVHSALTRFLASGSFCDDAYLFRSQKGDNKPLTIQSVNRMVKTWCREAGLDGNYGAHTLRKTFGYVQRVHFGVGFEVLCKRFNHASPAVTMRYLGISDTEVVSILKNSI; this is translated from the coding sequence ATGAGCCCTAGAAACGTCAATCATCCCCCCAAGGGAAGTTCCATCACCGTCGAGCCCATCCGCTCCCTGGAAGCTATCTCGGCCATCAAGGACATGCTCCACGACAAGCCGCGTGACCTGTTGCTTTTCGTGATCGCGACCAACAACGGCATCCGATGCGGAGACCTCCTGCGGCTCAAGGTCGGAGACCTGCGCGGCAAGAACGTCGACGACACCATCGCCGTAAAGGAGTCCAAGACGGGCAAGACAAACGTCCTTGCGGTCAACGATTCAGTCCACTCAGCACTGACGCGGTTCCTCGCGTCAGGCTCGTTCTGCGATGACGCTTACTTGTTCCGATCCCAGAAAGGGGACAACAAGCCGCTCACGATCCAGTCCGTCAACCGCATGGTGAAGACTTGGTGTCGCGAGGCTGGCCTCGACGGCAACTACGGAGCCCACACCCTGCGAAAGACGTTCGGCTACGTGCAGCGCGTCCACTTTGGTGTCGGATTCGAGGTGCTGTGCAAGCGCTTCAATCACGCCTCGCCAGCCGTCACCATGCGTTATCTCGGAATCAGCGACACGGAAGTAGTTAGCATCCTGAAAAATTCCATTTGA
- a CDS encoding primase-helicase family protein, with translation MKNDRITEKEELLIKKLKKAKRISDNSISELIAMNRRYCVVMHQGKMCIMEKATDHEGRVIHKPLTERDFKLRHRGEKVMLAHYTEEGKEWRAKALAPFWLAWSHRSIKECTVFDPRGLKNENAERFYPLWPGYAVEPEKGDCSLIVAHLKDIWCNKNEEHFRYLINWLAHMLQFPWEKPNVALVIKGGKAAGKTTVFEGILQPILGDLYSKITNQEQIVGKFNSHQVYKLLLVAEEGYWAGDKHAEGTLKSMITDKCTLVEPKGVDAYETYTYYRLAFVSNETRVVPATMDERRFFAIRVSDEKKMDANYFGPLWEQIENGGVAAFMDYLMEWKVDRKLVFNPPHTDVLTEDILENMPSFERWAFDFLHADEEDEFITWDASVHTANFFQHYEKWRKKSNELGVFVGKGEVGGVTKMTQEVKKLFGFTYRKVKGKQSFILPSRDAARKIFQDKINGKIVWRDIEVDDDGDFFDESIAKPESRGFDDLDDLLED, from the coding sequence ATGAAAAATGATCGAATCACAGAAAAGGAAGAACTGCTGATCAAGAAGCTCAAGAAAGCCAAGAGGATCAGCGACAACAGCATCTCGGAACTGATAGCCATGAACCGCCGATACTGCGTCGTCATGCACCAGGGCAAGATGTGCATCATGGAGAAAGCCACCGACCACGAAGGGCGAGTAATCCACAAGCCGCTCACGGAAAGGGACTTCAAGCTCCGCCACCGCGGGGAGAAGGTGATGCTGGCCCACTACACCGAAGAAGGCAAAGAGTGGAGAGCTAAGGCCCTGGCCCCGTTCTGGCTCGCATGGTCCCACCGCAGCATCAAGGAGTGCACGGTGTTCGACCCGCGCGGCCTCAAGAACGAAAACGCAGAGCGTTTCTATCCTCTGTGGCCCGGTTACGCGGTCGAGCCCGAAAAGGGAGACTGCTCCCTCATCGTCGCTCACCTCAAGGACATATGGTGCAATAAGAACGAAGAGCACTTCCGCTACCTGATCAACTGGCTGGCGCACATGCTCCAGTTCCCTTGGGAGAAGCCCAACGTGGCCTTGGTGATCAAGGGCGGCAAGGCAGCAGGCAAGACCACCGTCTTTGAGGGCATCCTCCAGCCGATCCTCGGCGACCTGTACTCCAAGATCACGAACCAGGAGCAGATCGTCGGCAAGTTCAATTCCCACCAGGTCTACAAGCTCCTGCTCGTGGCTGAGGAAGGTTACTGGGCCGGAGACAAGCACGCTGAGGGCACCCTGAAGTCGATGATCACGGACAAGTGCACGCTTGTGGAGCCGAAGGGCGTCGACGCGTACGAGACGTACACGTACTACCGTCTCGCGTTCGTCTCCAACGAAACCCGCGTCGTCCCGGCCACCATGGACGAGCGACGCTTCTTCGCCATCCGCGTGTCGGACGAGAAGAAAATGGACGCCAACTACTTCGGCCCGCTCTGGGAGCAGATCGAGAACGGCGGCGTGGCCGCGTTCATGGACTACCTCATGGAGTGGAAGGTCGACCGCAAGCTGGTCTTCAACCCGCCCCACACGGACGTCCTCACAGAGGACATACTTGAGAACATGCCATCGTTCGAAAGATGGGCCTTTGACTTCCTCCACGCGGACGAGGAGGACGAGTTCATCACCTGGGACGCCTCCGTTCACACGGCCAACTTCTTCCAACATTACGAGAAGTGGAGAAAAAAATCCAATGAGCTCGGCGTGTTCGTAGGCAAAGGCGAAGTCGGCGGAGTGACGAAAATGACCCAGGAGGTCAAAAAGCTGTTCGGCTTCACTTACAGGAAGGTAAAAGGGAAACAGAGCTTCATCCTTCCCAGCCGCGACGCGGCCAGAAAGATCTTCCAGGACAAGATCAACGGAAAGATCGTCTGGCGTGACATCGAAGTAGACGACGATGGCGACTTCTTTGACGAATCCATCGCCAAGCCTGAGTCCAGAGGGTTCGACGACCTTGACGACCTGCTCGAAGACTAA
- a CDS encoding MucR family transcriptional regulator translates to MSHIENALKVVEAQAGVRPMTADEACEMVKSLSDRLRKIADGYIEPPRQEPPCDPRRAIRNKSIVCLECGRTFKALSKKHLESHGLTPDEYRAKWGYKKRAPLSCRETAKARSERMKEMKLWTRTGKKPDDKEKPTKVKAKGAPKDA, encoded by the coding sequence ATGAGTCACATTGAGAACGCCCTTAAGGTCGTGGAGGCGCAGGCCGGGGTCAGGCCGATGACTGCCGACGAGGCCTGCGAGATGGTCAAGAGCCTGAGCGACAGGCTTCGGAAGATCGCTGATGGGTACATTGAGCCTCCCAGGCAGGAGCCGCCTTGCGATCCCAGGCGGGCGATCAGGAACAAGTCCATCGTGTGCCTGGAGTGCGGTCGGACGTTCAAGGCCCTTTCGAAGAAGCACCTTGAGTCGCACGGGCTGACGCCGGACGAGTACCGCGCTAAGTGGGGCTACAAGAAGCGGGCTCCGCTATCTTGCAGGGAGACGGCCAAGGCGCGGTCTGAGCGGATGAAGGAGATGAAGCTCTGGACGCGGACGGGCAAGAAGCCCGACGACAAGGAGAAGCCCACCAAGGTCAAAGCCAAGGGTGCTCCCAAAGATGCCTAA
- a CDS encoding DUF2958 domain-containing protein, with protein sequence MTIKSKGLVPRMPRLYDTEDTPADEKLIWAHFFIGDSHWYAAEFDGKDTFFGYAVLNGDMMNSEWGYFSLAELTELRVGPLVVCIEDRWLVREFREVMDERHGGGWLG encoded by the coding sequence ATGACGATCAAGAGCAAAGGCTTGGTGCCGAGGATGCCCAGGCTGTACGATACCGAGGACACGCCCGCCGACGAGAAGCTGATCTGGGCGCACTTCTTCATCGGCGACTCCCACTGGTACGCCGCCGAGTTCGACGGCAAGGACACGTTCTTCGGCTACGCGGTCCTGAACGGCGACATGATGAACTCGGAGTGGGGATACTTCTCGCTGGCGGAGCTGACCGAGCTCAGGGTGGGGCCGTTAGTGGTTTGCATCGAGGACAGGTGGTTGGTTCGTGAGTTCAGAGAGGTCATGGATGAACGGCACGGAGGTGGATGGCTTGGCTGA
- a CDS encoding LOG family protein has protein sequence MKRICVYLGSNPGFDEAYAEATKALAKELAARGIGLVYGGSSSGLMGLLANTCLEAGGEVVGVIPELLVEKEVAHNGLTEQHVVNSMHQRKQLMADLSDGFIALPGGIGTLEEFFEVLTWNQLGYHAKPCGLLDVKGYYTCLAEHMDRMVLNGFLVQEHRRMVLTDATASGLLNQFETYDPPQVDKWIEKKKGL, from the coding sequence ATGAAACGTATCTGTGTTTATCTCGGCTCTAATCCCGGTTTTGACGAAGCCTATGCGGAAGCAACCAAGGCATTGGCGAAAGAACTGGCAGCCCGTGGCATCGGATTGGTGTATGGAGGCTCCAGCTCAGGCCTTATGGGCCTGCTGGCCAACACCTGTCTTGAGGCTGGAGGCGAAGTCGTCGGCGTCATCCCGGAATTGTTGGTGGAGAAAGAGGTCGCCCACAACGGCTTGACCGAGCAGCATGTGGTCAACTCCATGCACCAGCGCAAGCAACTCATGGCCGACCTGTCCGACGGCTTCATCGCCCTGCCCGGTGGCATCGGCACGCTGGAAGAATTTTTTGAGGTTTTAACGTGGAACCAACTAGGGTACCACGCTAAACCGTGCGGATTGCTTGATGTGAAGGGCTACTACACCTGCCTTGCGGAGCACATGGATCGTATGGTCCTGAACGGATTCCTTGTGCAGGAACACCGCCGCATGGTCCTTACCGATGCCACTGCTAGTGGACTGCTGAATCAGTTCGAGACCTATGATCCACCTCAGGTGGACAAGTGGATTGAGAAAAAGAAGGGGCTATGA